A window from Leifsonia shinshuensis encodes these proteins:
- a CDS encoding carbohydrate ABC transporter permease: MTTTASRARTSATAPVRTTVRRRSSRKTAATVGFHASGILISLAWFAPILVVLVTSFRTFDDISANGIASVPHTFTFSTYVQAWNQGGLFQALVNSMIVTIPTVVLTLLLSAAAAFGLSRFRIPFRRTILLLMLAGNLLPVQMLLIPVARITQQLNVYDTLGALIAVQVAFGIGFYTFVLYGFMRTIPNELQEAATLDGASTLRIFLQVILPLTRPALAALGALSFTWVFNDLLWSITLLQTSEKLPITAAVLSLQGQYVSSWSVIAAATVVAAVPSTIVFLLFQRSFIGGLALGSVK, translated from the coding sequence GTGACCACTACCGCTTCCCGCGCACGCACCTCCGCGACCGCGCCGGTGCGCACGACGGTCCGCCGCCGCAGCAGCCGCAAGACCGCGGCGACGGTCGGATTCCACGCCAGCGGCATCCTGATCTCGCTCGCGTGGTTCGCGCCGATCCTCGTCGTCCTGGTCACGTCGTTCCGCACTTTCGACGACATCTCCGCCAACGGCATCGCTAGCGTGCCGCACACGTTCACGTTCTCGACCTACGTGCAGGCCTGGAACCAGGGCGGCCTCTTCCAGGCGCTCGTGAACAGCATGATCGTCACCATCCCGACGGTTGTGCTGACGTTGCTTCTGTCCGCGGCCGCGGCGTTCGGTCTCAGCCGCTTCCGCATCCCGTTCCGGCGCACCATCCTGCTGCTCATGCTCGCGGGCAACCTCCTGCCCGTGCAGATGCTGCTCATCCCGGTTGCGCGGATTACCCAGCAGTTGAACGTCTATGACACGCTCGGCGCTCTTATCGCCGTGCAGGTCGCCTTCGGTATCGGGTTCTACACGTTCGTGCTCTACGGCTTCATGCGCACCATCCCGAACGAACTGCAGGAGGCGGCCACCCTCGACGGCGCGAGCACCCTCCGCATCTTCCTCCAGGTCATCCTCCCGTTGACCCGCCCGGCGCTCGCCGCGCTGGGCGCGTTGTCCTTCACGTGGGTGTTCAACGACCTCCTCTGGTCGATCACTCTGTTGCAGACGTCGGAAAAGCTGCCGATCACGGCGGCGGTCCTCTCCCTTCAGGGTCAATACGTCTCCAGCTGGTCCGTCATCGCCGCCGCAACGGTGGTCGCGGCCGTCCCCTCGACCATCGTCTTCCTGCTGTTCCAGCGGAGCTTCATCGGGGGCCTCGCCCTCGGATCGGTGAAATAG
- a CDS encoding alpha-galactosidase, protein MRIDSDNVHLRAGGTSVVVQLDQHRLPRIVHWGEDLGELSDEALRQVALTAQPAVGDSAVTYPQPVPVLGQLHEGWLGRPGLFGDSGGRRWAPVFVTTEADLSITAERVALRVTARDDAYGLSLGLELEVLEASGLVRQRAALRNDHAESFRVEGLELALPVPADADELLDLTGRWSLERVPQRRAFDVGEWVRASRGGKPGLEHTLLLAAGQPGFGFRSGRVWATHLAWSGNQILAAERTPANIRRLSAMEGLAPAEVELAEADEYVTPWQYGSWGDGLDELAARFHRHLRASAAHPVGPRPVLVNTWEAVYFEQDVDSLLRFAEEAAAIGAERFVVDDGWFVGRRDDTTSLGDWVVDLERWRDGLKPLADRVRELGMDFGLWFEPEMVNLDSRLAREHPEWIFDAGHGPGLASRHQHVLDLGHPDAYAYVLERMSELIGEVGIAYVKWDHNRYLLDAGHTPSGRPGLRAQTLAAYRLMDELHRRHPRLEIESCASGGGRIDLGVLERTQRVWPSDCNDPHERLEIQRWTGLLVPPELQGTHIGAEESHTTHRSHPMAYRAEKAIWGHLGVETDLITADEATKAALAGWIAFHKKHRALLHSGVSVHADLTESAARLEGVVTPTRGEAFFAFSITERPRAWPVGRVGIPGLDDEREYLVEAVFPVGSPPHGAQPPWLSNGTTLPGRVLRLVGLEMPSLDPDRSVLLHVREV, encoded by the coding sequence ATGCGTATCGACTCGGACAACGTCCACCTGAGGGCCGGCGGAACCAGCGTCGTCGTCCAGCTAGACCAGCACCGCCTTCCTCGCATTGTGCACTGGGGAGAGGATCTGGGCGAGTTGAGCGACGAGGCGTTGCGTCAGGTCGCCCTGACCGCTCAGCCGGCGGTCGGCGACAGTGCGGTGACGTACCCTCAGCCGGTGCCCGTGCTCGGGCAGCTTCACGAGGGCTGGCTGGGACGGCCGGGACTCTTCGGCGACTCGGGCGGTCGCCGCTGGGCTCCTGTGTTCGTGACGACCGAAGCCGACCTGTCGATCACGGCCGAGCGCGTCGCCCTCAGGGTCACGGCCCGGGATGACGCCTACGGACTCTCGCTCGGCCTCGAACTCGAGGTGCTCGAGGCCAGCGGGCTCGTCCGTCAGCGCGCCGCGTTGCGCAACGACCACGCGGAGTCGTTCCGCGTGGAGGGCCTGGAGCTGGCGCTTCCGGTGCCCGCCGACGCCGACGAGCTGCTCGACCTAACCGGCCGTTGGTCATTGGAGAGGGTCCCGCAGCGGCGAGCCTTCGACGTAGGGGAGTGGGTCCGCGCCTCCCGTGGCGGTAAACCGGGGCTCGAGCACACGCTGCTCCTTGCGGCCGGGCAGCCCGGATTTGGATTCCGCAGCGGCCGCGTGTGGGCGACGCACCTCGCCTGGAGCGGCAACCAGATCCTCGCCGCCGAGCGCACCCCGGCGAACATCCGTCGCCTCTCGGCTATGGAAGGACTGGCACCCGCCGAGGTGGAACTCGCCGAGGCCGACGAGTACGTCACCCCGTGGCAGTACGGCTCATGGGGCGACGGGCTGGACGAGCTCGCGGCGCGCTTCCACCGGCACCTGCGGGCGTCGGCCGCCCACCCCGTCGGGCCGCGACCGGTCTTGGTCAACACGTGGGAGGCCGTGTACTTCGAGCAGGACGTCGACAGCCTCCTGCGGTTCGCCGAGGAGGCGGCCGCCATCGGCGCCGAGCGCTTCGTCGTGGACGACGGCTGGTTCGTCGGCCGCCGTGACGACACCACCTCCCTCGGCGACTGGGTCGTCGACCTGGAGCGCTGGCGCGATGGTCTGAAGCCGCTCGCCGACCGTGTCCGCGAGCTGGGCATGGACTTCGGGCTTTGGTTCGAGCCAGAGATGGTCAACCTCGACTCCCGACTGGCGCGGGAGCATCCCGAGTGGATCTTCGACGCCGGCCACGGACCGGGACTGGCCTCGCGCCACCAGCACGTGCTCGACCTCGGGCACCCGGACGCCTATGCCTACGTGCTTGAACGGATGAGCGAACTCATCGGCGAGGTCGGCATCGCCTACGTGAAGTGGGACCACAACCGCTACCTGCTCGACGCCGGGCACACCCCCTCCGGCCGGCCTGGGCTGCGCGCGCAAACACTCGCCGCGTATCGCCTGATGGACGAACTCCACCGCCGGCATCCACGGCTCGAGATCGAGTCGTGCGCCAGCGGCGGCGGTCGCATCGACCTCGGCGTCCTGGAGCGGACGCAGCGCGTATGGCCCAGCGACTGCAACGACCCGCACGAGCGCCTCGAGATCCAGAGGTGGACCGGGCTTCTCGTCCCGCCGGAACTGCAGGGCACCCACATCGGCGCGGAGGAGTCACACACGACGCACCGCTCGCACCCGATGGCCTACCGGGCGGAAAAGGCGATCTGGGGCCACCTCGGCGTCGAGACCGACCTGATCACAGCCGACGAGGCGACCAAGGCGGCGCTGGCTGGATGGATCGCGTTCCACAAGAAACACCGGGCACTGCTGCACAGCGGCGTGAGCGTCCACGCCGACCTGACCGAGTCGGCAGCGCGGCTCGAGGGCGTCGTCACCCCGACCCGCGGCGAGGCGTTCTTCGCCTTCTCGATCACGGAACGACCCCGCGCCTGGCCGGTCGGCCGCGTGGGCATTCCGGGCCTCGACGACGAGCGCGAATATCTCGTGGAAGCCGTCTTCCCCGTTGGATCACCACCGCATGGAGCCCAGCCGCCGTGGCTGTCCAACGGTACGACCCTCCCGGGCCGGGTCTTGCGGCTGGTCGGGCTAGAGATGCCGTCGCTGGATCCGGACCGCTCCGTCCTGCTGCATGTCAGAGAGGTCTGA
- a CDS encoding aldose epimerase has translation MSERSEPVRLGGEAGGDAQALVSPVGASLQQLRVDGVDLVCGSPSGPVGASGAVLVPWPNRVRGGRWILNGEPQRLDPTEPSSGNALHGLVAATTFSVVRHERDAVEFAAAVRHPRGYPFDLDVIVSYRLVPSGIASTISVVNRGPGAAPVAVGVHPYLRVGTAASDDLLLTVQAERTLLLGDDNLPRGELAVSGTSFDLRTPTPLVAAPAHAAYTRLHLVHGDVRLTLSDRGTGRAAEVWAEPRFRWAQIYVTDELPGLKAGEVAVALEPMTAPPDALNSGSDLEWLGVDARWDLRWGVALR, from the coding sequence ATGTCAGAGAGGTCTGAGCCAGTACGTCTGGGCGGGGAGGCCGGCGGGGACGCCCAGGCGCTGGTGTCGCCCGTCGGCGCGAGCCTCCAGCAGCTCAGGGTGGACGGCGTCGACTTGGTCTGTGGCTCGCCGAGCGGTCCCGTCGGTGCGTCCGGGGCCGTCCTCGTCCCCTGGCCGAACCGCGTGCGCGGAGGCCGGTGGATCCTCAACGGTGAGCCGCAGCGGCTCGACCCAACCGAGCCTTCGTCGGGCAACGCGCTCCACGGCCTCGTCGCGGCCACTACGTTCTCGGTCGTCAGACACGAGCGGGACGCCGTGGAGTTCGCCGCCGCGGTGCGACATCCGCGTGGTTACCCCTTCGATCTGGACGTCATCGTCTCGTATCGACTGGTTCCCTCCGGGATTGCGTCGACCATTTCCGTCGTGAACAGGGGGCCCGGAGCGGCGCCGGTCGCTGTCGGAGTCCACCCGTATCTGCGGGTCGGTACAGCGGCGAGCGACGACCTCCTCCTCACGGTCCAGGCCGAGCGCACGCTGCTGCTCGGGGACGACAACCTCCCGCGGGGCGAGCTCGCCGTCTCGGGCACGTCCTTCGACCTGCGCACGCCGACGCCGCTCGTCGCCGCTCCGGCGCACGCTGCGTACACGCGGCTGCACCTCGTCCACGGCGACGTCCGGCTGACGCTGAGCGATCGAGGTACCGGCCGCGCGGCCGAAGTCTGGGCCGAGCCGCGCTTTCGCTGGGCGCAGATCTACGTGACTGATGAGTTGCCCGGCCTGAAGGCGGGGGAGGTCGCTGTCGCGCTTGAGCCGATGACTGCTCCTCCGGATGCTCTCAACTCTGGCAGCGACCTGGAGTGGCTCGGAGTAGACGCCCGCTGGGACCTCCGCTGGGGAGTCGCACTGCGCTAA
- a CDS encoding NPCBM/NEW2 domain-containing protein encodes MFTKRLLGLGAAALLGLTGVTASALPASAASEAVTTATTSDTPTAPVLGATPYAGWNTYFGLGGDYTEAQVLDVADHLVSSGLAKVGYDIVWLDGGWQSSTPRGAGGQLQGDPTRFPQGMAALAAAIHAKGLKAGIYTDAGPYIPGSCGLGSYGHYQTDADTFASWGYDAVKVDFLCGIAANLDPKTVYTQFADALRHNSSGRPMILNICNPVTSPDWGNYPDSQQSTNTWSYAPAIAQSWRTYTDVGFVNSIRYADVLRNFDANARHPEVAGPGHFNDPDYLGPQLGMTDEEFRSQMALWSISAAPLVVGSDPRTFTPTTVATLTNPDLLAIDRDALGKQAVRVGPAGNAEVWAKPLADGSTAVALVNRGDSATEISTTPAAVGVKAARVTVKDAWTHAFSEAKDAIRADVPSHGVGVLIVSKGTGQPESPRVLVSAPIVTAVNGASVTPSANLLAAAGSKLSVQVGVRNDGITPATIGSISLVAPEGWTAAADANQPQQLAPGQTGRVTFAVTVAPNAADGDFSVGASVQFSSLRGAVTVTSPSSTVTVAPAPPSGSNQPLSHQPWISATSGWMTPAVDQSVGGGNPIRLAGTTYATGLGVASPSDIRYYVGGVCTRLTGAVGIDDVVNNVGPEGGTATFSLVADGKTVWESGTVSRGTAVPFDVDLTGARELVLHVGDAGDGGYNDRADWAAPLISCS; translated from the coding sequence ATGTTCACCAAACGCCTATTGGGGCTTGGCGCGGCAGCGCTGCTTGGCCTCACGGGGGTGACCGCCTCGGCGCTGCCAGCATCCGCTGCATCCGAAGCCGTGACCACCGCAACAACCTCGGACACTCCGACGGCACCGGTCTTGGGCGCCACACCGTACGCCGGATGGAACACCTATTTCGGCCTCGGCGGCGACTACACCGAGGCGCAGGTACTCGACGTTGCTGACCACCTTGTTTCCAGCGGGTTGGCGAAAGTTGGATATGACATCGTCTGGCTTGACGGCGGTTGGCAGTCCTCCACGCCTCGCGGCGCCGGCGGACAGCTGCAGGGCGACCCCACGCGCTTTCCGCAGGGCATGGCCGCCCTCGCCGCAGCCATCCACGCCAAGGGCCTCAAGGCCGGCATCTACACCGACGCCGGCCCGTACATCCCCGGCTCCTGCGGCCTGGGAAGCTACGGGCACTACCAGACCGACGCCGACACGTTCGCGTCCTGGGGTTATGACGCCGTGAAGGTCGACTTTCTCTGCGGTATCGCCGCCAACCTCGACCCCAAGACCGTCTACACCCAGTTCGCCGACGCCCTCCGCCACAACAGCAGCGGCCGCCCGATGATCCTGAACATCTGCAATCCGGTGACCTCGCCCGACTGGGGCAATTATCCGGATTCACAGCAATCGACGAACACATGGAGCTACGCCCCGGCGATCGCACAGTCGTGGCGCACCTATACCGACGTCGGCTTCGTGAACTCGATCAGATACGCCGATGTTCTCCGGAACTTCGACGCCAACGCGCGTCATCCGGAGGTAGCCGGACCAGGCCACTTCAATGATCCCGACTACCTCGGCCCGCAACTCGGGATGACGGATGAGGAGTTCCGGTCGCAGATGGCGCTGTGGTCGATTTCCGCAGCTCCGCTGGTCGTCGGCAGCGATCCCCGCACGTTCACCCCGACTACCGTGGCGACCTTGACGAACCCGGACCTGCTCGCCATCGACCGTGACGCTCTCGGCAAGCAGGCGGTGCGCGTTGGCCCGGCCGGCAACGCTGAAGTGTGGGCGAAGCCACTGGCCGACGGGTCCACCGCAGTTGCGCTGGTCAACCGGGGCGACTCTGCCACCGAAATCTCCACCACGCCCGCGGCCGTTGGGGTAAAGGCAGCACGGGTGACTGTCAAGGATGCCTGGACTCACGCGTTCAGTGAAGCAAAAGACGCGATCCGCGCTGACGTGCCGTCGCACGGCGTTGGCGTGCTGATTGTCTCTAAGGGCACTGGACAGCCGGAGAGCCCTCGAGTCCTGGTGAGCGCCCCGATCGTGACTGCGGTCAACGGCGCTTCAGTTACCCCGAGCGCAAACCTCCTGGCTGCTGCCGGATCCAAGTTGAGCGTCCAGGTTGGCGTCCGCAACGACGGAATCACGCCTGCGACGATCGGAAGCATAAGTTTGGTGGCTCCGGAAGGATGGACTGCCGCTGCTGACGCTAACCAGCCGCAGCAGCTCGCGCCTGGCCAGACAGGACGCGTCACATTCGCCGTGACCGTGGCACCGAACGCAGCCGATGGCGATTTCTCGGTTGGCGCGTCAGTGCAGTTCAGTTCTCTGCGCGGTGCGGTCACAGTCACTTCCCCGTCGTCCACCGTGACGGTCGCTCCTGCGCCTCCCTCGGGTTCGAATCAACCACTGTCTCATCAGCCGTGGATCTCTGCGACCAGTGGCTGGATGACGCCGGCGGTCGATCAGAGCGTTGGCGGGGGCAACCCGATCCGCCTCGCAGGGACGACCTATGCGACCGGCCTCGGCGTCGCCAGCCCGTCCGACATCCGCTACTACGTGGGCGGCGTCTGTACCCGGCTGACCGGCGCGGTCGGAATCGACGACGTGGTGAACAATGTCGGCCCGGAGGGCGGCACGGCCACGTTCTCGCTGGTCGCAGACGGCAAGACCGTCTGGGAGAGCGGAACGGTGTCGCGCGGCACGGCGGTTCCATTCGACGTCGACCTGACCGGCGCCCGCGAGCTGGTGCTGCACGTCGGGGACGCTGGTGACGGCGGTTACAACGACCGCGCGGACTGGGCTGCGCCGCTGATCAGCTGCAGCTGA
- a CDS encoding G1 family glutamic endopeptidase → MKRTLGSVASLAGGLTLALALSLAAAPANAADSPTVSNHTETGCGQPITLHTPAREGQALSGTDVGLSTDTPLFKEAAARHVHWLSTITCKAHARPHPTLEPASAGAQTLNWSGYVTTTGFTPNYVQAAWTEPSVSLPSGTNSAESVIWPGLGGYCDQCQLIQDGTLQFDQASGSSYLQQDYFWFEVFPQEQMQLVTNLIPNPGDSLATTVSWSNSTASFALCDYTQNTCLTGTQSSPAPTGSAEWVVERPTLASGGYPALPNFGNVTISQAAFQLTPNGQLAYTAGSSNAFPVTMVNTANQTLAAPGSLSSDGASFSDQWYRLG, encoded by the coding sequence ATGAAGAGAACACTTGGTTCAGTGGCGAGCCTCGCAGGCGGCCTCACTCTCGCTCTTGCCCTCTCACTCGCTGCGGCCCCAGCCAATGCGGCGGATTCTCCAACGGTGTCGAATCACACAGAAACCGGTTGTGGACAGCCGATCACCCTCCACACGCCGGCGCGGGAAGGGCAGGCACTTTCTGGTACCGACGTCGGCCTGTCTACGGACACTCCGTTGTTCAAGGAAGCGGCTGCCCGCCACGTGCACTGGCTATCCACGATCACGTGCAAGGCGCACGCTCGCCCACACCCGACGCTCGAACCTGCATCCGCGGGCGCGCAGACCCTCAACTGGTCGGGATACGTGACGACCACGGGATTCACGCCCAACTACGTCCAGGCGGCGTGGACCGAGCCCTCGGTTAGCCTGCCTAGCGGCACCAACTCTGCAGAGAGCGTCATCTGGCCCGGCCTCGGCGGGTACTGCGACCAATGCCAGCTCATCCAGGACGGAACCCTCCAGTTCGACCAGGCCAGCGGCAGCAGCTATCTACAACAGGACTACTTCTGGTTCGAAGTCTTCCCGCAAGAGCAGATGCAGCTGGTGACAAATCTCATCCCGAATCCGGGAGATAGCCTGGCCACGACGGTCAGCTGGTCCAACAGCACTGCCTCGTTCGCACTCTGCGACTACACCCAGAACACGTGCCTCACCGGAACGCAATCCTCCCCAGCTCCTACCGGCAGCGCGGAGTGGGTCGTCGAGCGGCCAACGCTCGCGTCCGGTGGATACCCTGCCCTGCCGAACTTCGGCAACGTGACGATCTCCCAAGCGGCATTCCAGCTCACCCCAAACGGGCAGCTGGCCTACACGGCAGGCTCGTCCAACGCATTCCCCGTCACGATGGTGAACACCGCCAATCAGACCTTGGCCGCGCCGGGATCGTTGTCCTCGGACGGGGCGTCCTTCTCCGACCAATGGTATCGATTGGGATAA
- a CDS encoding GNAT family N-acetyltransferase has product MSIDVLPATGHWDDFATFMVPRKPGGGGCVCMSYRDSRLDMPGRIAYMHDECRTEPGPGVLAYLDGEVAGWCSVAPKSTYRRLMNSRTIPHLDEEHDPWSIVCFVVRGGFRKRGLMHDLLDGAVAHARDSGAAIVEGYPVDTGGEKVDVISGYVGTVELSIPSHQDSPLLSQRSSCACCK; this is encoded by the coding sequence ATGTCGATCGACGTCCTCCCCGCCACGGGGCACTGGGACGACTTCGCCACGTTCATGGTTCCCCGCAAGCCGGGCGGTGGAGGATGCGTCTGCATGTCGTACCGCGACTCCCGCCTCGACATGCCGGGCCGGATCGCCTACATGCACGACGAGTGCCGGACGGAGCCGGGCCCGGGCGTGCTGGCCTATCTCGACGGGGAGGTCGCCGGCTGGTGCTCCGTGGCCCCGAAGTCGACGTATCGACGGCTGATGAACTCGCGCACCATCCCGCACCTCGACGAGGAGCACGACCCCTGGTCCATCGTCTGCTTCGTGGTGCGCGGCGGCTTCCGCAAGCGCGGCCTGATGCACGACCTCCTCGACGGGGCCGTCGCGCACGCCCGCGACTCCGGGGCGGCGATCGTCGAGGGCTACCCGGTCGACACCGGCGGCGAGAAAGTGGATGTGATCAGCGGCTACGTGGGAACGGTCGAACTGTCCATTCCTAGCCACCAGGACTCCCCACTGCTCTCACAGCGGTCATCCTGTGCTTGCTGCAAGTGA